Sequence from the Salvelinus alpinus chromosome 27, SLU_Salpinus.1, whole genome shotgun sequence genome:
acaggggttaccagtgtaacagtataactttatggcgtcccctcgccccaacacgggcgcgaacaagggaccctctgcacacatcaacaacagtcacccacgaagcatcgttacccatcgctccacaaaagccgcggcccttgcagagcaaggggcaacactacttctaggtttcagagcaagtgacgtaactgattgaaacgctattagcgcgtacccgctaactagctagccatttcacatccgttacactcacccccctttcaacctcctccttttccgcagcaaccagtgatccgggtcaacagcatcaatgtaacagtataactttaaaccgtcccctcgccccgacctcgggcgcgaaccagggaccctctgcacacatcaacaacggtcgcccacgaagcatcgttacccatcgctccacaaaggccacggcccttgcagagcaaggggaaacactacttctaggtttcagagcaagtgacgtaactgattgaaacgctattagcgcgtacccgctaactagctagccatttcacatccgttacaccagtACAGAGGCAATGTGTGGGGGTaaaggttagtcaaggtaattgtggtaacatgtacatgtagataggggtaaagtgactatgcatagataataaacagcgggtcaaagtaaatagtccgggtggccatttgattagtttagtagttcagcagtcttatggcttgtggttagaagctgttaaggagccttttggtcctgaGCTTGGTTCTCTGGTAcagtttgccgtgcggtagcagagagaacagtttacgacttgggtgactggagtctttgacaattttttgggccttcctctgacactgcctagtatataggtcctggatgtcaggaagcttggccctagtgatgtactgggccgtacacactaccctctgtagcgccttctggtcagatgccgagaaattgccataccaagcggtaatGCAACCGCGGTAATGCAAATGCAAGCGGtaatgtagaactttttgaggatctagggacccatgccaaatattttcagtttcttgagggggaaaaggtgttgtcgtgccctcttcacaactgtcttggtgtgtttggaccataatagtttgttggtgatgtggacaccaaggaacttgacacTCAGGACCCGCTCTACTTCAGTCTAGTCAATGTTTGTGTGGCCTGtacggccctccttttcctatagtccacgatcagctcctttgtcttgctcacattgagagagaggttgttgtctctgacctcctccctataggctgtctcatcgttgtcagtgaccaggcctaccactgttttgtcgtcagcaaacgtaatAATGGTATTGGAGcggtgggtgaacaaggagtacaggaggggactaagcacacacccctgagaggcCTCAGTGTTGAGTATCAGCATTATATCCTTTGAGTCCATCtctttaaagaaaaaatcttcatccagttcgaggggagtaatcgctgttctaatatccagaagctcttttcagtcataagagacggtggtggaaacattatgtacaaaataagttacaaagtgaaaaaacacacaaagtagcacaattggttgggagcctgtaaaacggcagccatttcCTCCAGCGCCAATCTATCAGCCATCGTACAACATCGTATAACGTACAATATGGTTtctgtttatagatgtcatagaGACCTGGATCTGGTTTGTAGCTCCATTGCTGTCGCTGTCAGGCcaatgacaagacagcacaaacggACCTGGGACAGGTAGATCATTTACCTGAGACAGGTAGGTCATCTTCCCCAGGTCGTCAAAGCTGATTTCCTGTTTCATCCCGATGACGTCATCCACTTCCTGCTTCACCCTGGAGAGGGCAGAGACATTCACAAAATTAACCAACCTGTTTTTATTACAGAAATGATCAATAACGAAAATAGAAATGATGAAAACAAGTCCTACTTCGTCAATATCTCTGGCAGCCTTCCCAGTTCCATGACGGCAAAAGCTAGTTGATTGGCTGTTGTCTCTTGCCCTGTCAAGATTAAAACAACAAAAGTACTGCCACTGTTGTTTCTTCAAATTTCAATTGTGCGGGAAAAACTAGATTACTAAAAtggatttatatatatacagttgaagttggaagtttacgtacacttaggttggagtcattaaaactagtttttcaaccactccacaaatgtcttaacaaactatagttttggcaagtcggttaggacatctactttgtgcatgaaacacatttttccaacaattgtttacagacagattatttcactgtatcacaattccagtgggtcagaagtttacatacactaagttgactgtgcctttaaacagcttggaaaattccagaaaatgacgttatggctttagaagcttctgataggctaattgacatcatttgagtcaattggaggtgtaactgtggatgtatttcaaggcctaccttcaaactcagtgcctcattgtttgacatcatgggaaaatcataaAGACATCAGCCAAGACCAAAGAAAAAAAatcgtagacctccacaagtctggttcatccttgggagcaatttctaaatgcctgaaggtaccactttcatctgtacaaacaatagtacgcaagtataaacaccatgggaccacgcagccgtcataccgctcaggaaggagacgcgttctgtctcctagagatgaacgtacttggtgcgaaaagtgcaaatcaatcccagaacaacagcaaaggaccttgtgaagatgctggaggaaacaggtacaaaaggatctatatccacagtaacacgaggcctatatcgacataacctgaaaggccgctctgcaaggaagaagccattgctccaaaaccgccattaaaaaaaagccagcatacggtttgcaactgcacatggtgacaaagatcatactttttgtagaaatgtcctctggtctgatgaaacaaaaatagaactgttggccataatgaccatcgttatgtttggaggaaaaagagggaggcttgcaagccgtagaacaccatcccaaccgtgaagcaggaggtggcagcatcatgttgtgggggtgctttgctgcaggagggactggtgcacttcacaaaatagatggcatcaggaggcaggaaaattatgtggatatattgaagcaacatctcaagacatcagtcaggaagttaaagcttggtcgcaaatgggtcttccaaatggacaacgaccccaagcatacttccaaagttgtggcaaaatggcttaaggacaacaaagtcaaggtattggagtggccatcacaaagccctgatctcaatcccataaaaactttgtgggcaaaactgaaaaagtgtgtgcgagcaaggaggcctacaaacccgactcagttacaccagctctgtcaggaggaatgggccaaaattcacccaacttattgtgggaagcttgtggaaggctacccgaaacgtttgacccaagttaaacaatttaaaggcaatgctaccaaatactaattgagtatatgtaaacttctgagccactggaaatgtgatgaaaaaaataaaagctgaaataaatctttctctctactatcattctgacatttcacattcttaaaataaagtggggatcctaactgacctaaaacagggaattgttactaggattaaatgtcaggaattgtgaaaactgagttgaaatgtatttggctaaggtgtatgtaagtttccaacttacatttacatttaacatttaagtcatttagcagacgctcttatccagagcgacttacaaattggaaagttcatacatattcatcctggtccccccgtggggaatgaacccacaaccctggcgttgcaagcgccatgctctaccaactgagccacacgggaccacttcaactgtgtatatatatatatatatatatatatatatatatatatatatatatatatatatatatatatatatatatatatatatatatatatatatatatatatatatatatatatatatatatatatatatatatatatatatatatatatatatatatataaaaggtaTAGGACTTGTTTCAGGGAGACGTACCCGCAATGAAGAACGTCACAAAGTTGTCCAGCATGAGCTCCTCATCATCGTTTGCTATGTTTTCCTCTGAAATGATGGATATATATCAGTTTACAGCGTTGAGACAATAGTGCTACTCAGGGCCCGATTAAGAACTCATAGTGCTACTGAACCTCATCAATAACATGACTGTTTTAGCAAACACTTGTCTCACAATGTCACATGCAGAGTCACAGGTAAAAGGTTTCcaatgttagcctggtcccagatctgtttgtgccgtcttgTCTTGAACAGTGGCAGGAGTtgtcaagacagcacaaacagatctaggatcaggctaCTACAACATGCCTTTGCCAGCCGTCTTGAGGATCTGTGTGAGGATGTCTTTTGGAACGTCTGCTCCGTTTTGGACGGCTATTTTCCTCTCGTTGATCCACTGTCTGCCTGTCGAACGCAGCAGTTGACAAGACTTCTTAACCTCGTTGATGAACTTCTTGTTCTTTGGGTAGAGCTAGAAATATGACAGCCGACCATTTATTTAAATCCCATCTAGGGACTGTGACGCTGTAAAACGCATTATGGTGCATTTAGCCACATCTTACAGGCTTCCTACATGGAAGGATGACAACAAGAGACTAGAACAAACTGTTCATGAGTGTCAATGTTTTCACTGTATTTGTTTCCTATAAAATAGGACTGTATCTGATGAAACTGTAGGATTTCAAATAGATAAATTCAATAAGCCATCGTTCTGGAGAAGCATCACTAACATACTTGATGTCATTATTTACCTGGAAGGTGAAGTCTCTGAGATAGTGGACCATTCCCTTCAGACACATCTCTATAGCGTTGGGGAACGGAGAGTCCCTCTCCTTCAACAGATCCAGCTCCACTCCAAACGCCACCTACAGATTATATAAAAACAGAGGATTGACAACATCTTACAACACGGTAAGGTAAAACTCCTGGTTCTAGTTATGCTAATTATAGCTAGCACATTGGCTTGGTGAGACTAAATTGTATATAGCTTAGGTAATGAGTGTGTTATCAGTTGTCATAAGCAGAAAACTGCCTGTTATGACAATTTTTTACTGTCAGATATACAAACAAATGTAGCTTTATAAGAGAAAGAATAAAGCATAAGGGCAGTGTGGGGATCTGAGGGGAACAGGAAGTGACCGTTACCTTAGTGATGACATCCAGTGTCACACAGTTGAACATGTGGTGCATGTTGGCAGCTGTGTTGGTGTCAGCCATGTCTGCCAGTTTATCCATCAGCTTCTCTGCCCTCTCGTTGAACGCACCCATCTGACCCCGCAGGTACCTAACAATACACAGCAATGATGGATGGATGAACagatggatggctggatggatTGATCAATTGATTATTACACCATGTGAAATGGATAAGTAACTTACAGACTGCTAAAGGCAGGGTCCATTATTCTTCGCTGTTTGTACCACTCATCATGATTCTGTGCAGTGACCAGGCCACTTCCCAAAAACCTATGAAGAAGAAGGACAACAGAGTATTTACCCTAAGACTGAATTAACTGACCAGTGACCAAGTTGTCCCGGTTGAATGTCTATATGCTCTGTAGGCTACGCATGCGATAACCAGCATTAGGAGGGATTGTGTTGAGAGTTTGTACCAACCAAAACATTGACACAATAAATAGTAGTAGGAAGTATATTTAGATAACATTAATTATACAGAGGACTCACCTCTGTCCAAACAGGTTGAAGAGACGCTTGTAGACCAGTGAGTCTTTAGGGTACTTAGGTGACATCAGGACTTCCTGTGGAGACAAAGAAAAGTGTCAGTTTGGTTTGAAGGGGGAATTGGGGTAATGGGTTATTTTACAGCACTTTAAGTTCAGAAATTAACATGGTAAAATGTATAATTACACTAAtcttggttaacccagaactaaaatcttgctTATTTGGCCAGATGTTTACATTGTCAGTCCATCAGAGATTATAATTACAGTAATCTCACAGGTTTACCTTGGTGGTATCAGGACAGGTCACACACAACATCACAACATGCATACCGTTGATACGGTACACCGGTCCATATGTCTCAGCCCTGTCAAAgatagaatatatctttatttattGTCCCAGGATAAACAACATCTgactcaatgtgtgtgtgtgtagcattcAATAGCATTCAACAAACCATTCCAGAAATTTGTCGTGGACAACTCGACCATTGCTCATCTCCCTCAGCATGGTTGGGGAATGACCAAATATAAAACTGGGGGAGAACAAGACACGGTTTAATAACTGAAAAGTAAGAACGTTATGACATGAGTGATACTTTCCCCAAGTGAAAAGTTAAAgaaaaagacaggtgaaacagcgGCTGTTGAGGTCAACTTTCACCTACTGTAGTTCCTTAACAACAAATCTGATGCGTTATGTCGTCACTCCATATAGTTGAAACTAACATTTAGCTAAagcattttaaaataaatattcAAGTTACATAATACTGACTCACCTATCCCTTGGTGGTCCCGGTATGTGATCATATTTCAGATGAATATATTTTATGTAAAGACAAAAAATTAGAAACGCGATCAAAATCAAACCAAGCAGGCACATAAGCAAATAACCGATCCAACCTGCAATCAAATGAAAAAGTGCCATATTTCCGAAGACTAGATAGCTCGCGGTGACCCTGCAAACCAGTTATGTGGTCGTTGTTTTGGACGGAATTCGGCCACCTGTAGTACTagaagcagagaggaagagacgaaGCGAGAGGGTTTACTACGCCTAAAATGTGATCATAAATTATTATGGAGTGGCTGCTTGACAAGATTTTCTGGAACCTGATTTTCAGTGGCTATTGATACGGAGATTTCTGCGCATGAGCGTTATGTTTTTTTGTATGtactgtagctgctgtccactctgctgTTTAGGTAGCTTCTGTTCAGTGCTCCCAGAGTTCGGCTGCCCAGAGGTTGAACTGGTTGAACTCGTGCGGTACTTGCATGATCATTGAGTGGTTAAAGCGCATATTGTTTTTTTTGCCCCTTTGCAAAACTTTTTGCAGGAATTCATGCTAGTGGTTACGATATGGCGGCAACTATAATGAGTAGCCTACATCATCACACAAaattctattttgccctgttctATCAAACGTGTTgtaaaaacttgtcaataatcatttggctttcttgatgtctatagtattctctctggtatgcaatcagGTTTCAGCTCCAGGTCATGGATGTGTccctgcaaccttaaaggtcatAAATGATGTCaacattgcccttgattctaagcaatgatGTGCTGCTATTTTTCGTGACTTGGCCAAAGTttttgatacagtagaccattccattcctgttggccggctaaggagtattggtgtctctgaaggGGGGCTTTGGCCTGGATTgctaacaacctctctctctcaaagagtgcagtgcataaagtcagaacatctgctgtctcagccactgcctgtcaccaagggagtaccccaatgctcaatcctaggccccaggttcttctcaatttacatcaacaacatagctcaggcagtaggaagctctctcatccatttatatgcagatgatacagtcttatactcagctggcccctccctggaatTTGTGTTAAAAGCTCTACAACAAATCTTTCTTAGTGtctaacaagctttctctgcccttaaccttgttacgaacatctccaaaacaaaggtaatgtggtttggtaagaagaatgcctacttgtgtgattactacctctgagggttcagaacttgggagtatggctagatggtacactgtccttcttagtacatatcaaagctgcaggctaaagttaaatctagacttggtttcctctatcgtaattgctcctctttcaccccagctgtcaaattaaccctgattcagatgaccatcctacccatgctagattgcTAGATACGTGCTAGATACGTAATTTATAGATCTGTAGGTGTGTGCcttcgagcggctagatgttctttaccattcggccatcagatttgccaccaatgctccctataggacacatcactgcactctatactcctctgtaaactggtcatctctgtatacccgtcgcaagacccactggttgatgcttatttataaaaccctcttaggcctcactcccccctatctgagataccaactgcagccctcatcctccacatacaacaccgttctgccagtcacattctgtgaaaggtccccaaagcacacacatccctgggtcgctccttttttcagttcgctgcagctagcgactggaacgagcagcaaaaaacactcaaactgtacagttttatctccatctcttcattcaaagactcaatcatggacactcttactgacagttgtggctgctttgcgtgatgtattgctgtctctaccttcttgccctttgtgctgttgtctgtgcccaacaatgtttgtaccgtgttttgtgctgctaccatgttgttgtcatgttgtgctgttgtcatgttgtgttgctagcatgttgttgtcatgttgtgctgctgccatgttgtgtttctgccaccatgttgtgttgcgagcatgttgtgttgcttgcatgttgttgtcatgttgtgtttttaCCATGCTCTGCCCCACCTGCACGGAATAATGGGTCGCCAATGATAGGCACGAAGATTATATTTACGACAATATCTAGCCTAATAAAAATAAACACTCAACCTTTGCACAGTGACCAGACTGTACAAATGTACCTAGGTAGTACAAATGTacctaggtaggtaggtagacagtatctacctacagccatgtctatcagGCATGCTTAGGCACATATTTTGTATAGTAAAATCAGTGTCAGTTTGAGATTTACATCAGTAAATAGTTGTATTAATGTTTCTCCTCACTGTTTTTTGTAAACTTAGCTAGCTTGCTGGATGTGCAATACTTGTTATTGACATCTGTTTGGAATCTTATCTTGCATCACGCCTATAATTTAGTGAGATTGGAATGCATCCCAGGTCATAATCATAACTAATGTCAATCCTCGTAAATTATGTTACATAGCTAACCAGTAAAATTATTTACAGTTGCTGAAGTTACACGTTTGCTAACAAGTTACAAATGTGAGGCGTGGCACATAACATGTTAGCAGACTAGCTAGCCAACTCCAGTCATGTGCTAACGTTTGCTGGTAAACCTAGCTTTAGGTGGCTGGTTGTAATGTTGTAGCTTGCTGTTTAGTAGCCATATCTATGACTAAAAAGAAAACAGGTTTTACAATCAAGATACAAAAGATCTCTGATTGTAAAACCTCTTCCatttttagttagctagctacatagttaaCCAGCTAAGTTAGCAAACAGAACAATTATTTGATTTCCCCCACTGTAACACAGTAATATATTAGCCAGCAATACACAATATGGGTTTCAGTAAATAAgctgaagttagctagctagctaacgtaggtGGCTTGCAGGAAAAATAACTTACTTAGCTAGGCACCGTATTTGTCATCTGCCCTCTTAGTGCTGGCATCGGCTTTAGCTGAGtttctaacgttagctaaatccT
This genomic interval carries:
- the LOC139556021 gene encoding cholesterol 24-hydroxylase-like isoform X2, with the translated sequence MLREMSNGRVVHDKFLEWAETYGPVYRINGMHVVMLCVTCPDTTKEVLMSPKYPKDSLVYKRLFNLFGQRFLGSGLVTAQNHDEWYKQRRIMDPAFSSLYLRGQMGAFNERAEKLMDKLADMADTNTAANMHHMFNCVTLDVITKVAFGVELDLLKERDSPFPNAIEMCLKGMVHYLRDFTFQLYPKNKKFINEVKKSCQLLRSTGRQWINERKIAVQNGADVPKDILTQILKTAGKEENIANDDEELMLDNFVTFFIAGQETTANQLAFAVMELGRLPEILTKVKQEVDDVIGMKQEISFDDLGKMTYLSQVLKETLRLYPTAPGTSRFIPNDIVINGIPIPAGVSCFFSSYVCGRLDKFFEDPLKFDPERFHPDAAKPYYCYYPFALGPRSCLGQSFAQMEAKVVMAKLLQRFDVSLLPGQSFDILDTGTLRPKSGVVCNIRHRGQTPAA
- the LOC139556021 gene encoding cholesterol 24-hydroxylase-like isoform X1: MALFHLIAGWIGYLLMCLLGLILIAFLIFCLYIKYIHLKYDHIPGPPRDSFIFGHSPTMLREMSNGRVVHDKFLEWAETYGPVYRINGMHVVMLCVTCPDTTKEVLMSPKYPKDSLVYKRLFNLFGQRFLGSGLVTAQNHDEWYKQRRIMDPAFSSLYLRGQMGAFNERAEKLMDKLADMADTNTAANMHHMFNCVTLDVITKVAFGVELDLLKERDSPFPNAIEMCLKGMVHYLRDFTFQLYPKNKKFINEVKKSCQLLRSTGRQWINERKIAVQNGADVPKDILTQILKTAGKEENIANDDEELMLDNFVTFFIAGQETTANQLAFAVMELGRLPEILTKVKQEVDDVIGMKQEISFDDLGKMTYLSQVLKETLRLYPTAPGTSRFIPNDIVINGIPIPAGVSCFFSSYVCGRLDKFFEDPLKFDPERFHPDAAKPYYCYYPFALGPRSCLGQSFAQMEAKVVMAKLLQRFDVSLLPGQSFDILDTGTLRPKSGVVCNIRHRGQTPAA